A single window of Candidatus Aminicenantes bacterium DNA harbors:
- a CDS encoding AraC family transcriptional regulator, with product MEVTWFRRPAFLVMGIVRRIFGGNSVSASVEQVWRQFESHHDQVLPLSTDRSYYGVRFSVNGGEGFDYHAGMAVRKAHTTPAGLMVREIPAARYAVFRCMPHQVDSVYHAILENWLPESGETRDTEAPVFEQYPPEGASDPFVLIHFPVSD from the coding sequence ATGGAAGTTACTTGGTTTCGGCGCCCGGCGTTCCTGGTGATGGGAATCGTCAGGCGGATATTCGGCGGCAACTCCGTCAGTGCATCCGTTGAACAGGTCTGGCGCCAGTTCGAATCCCATCATGACCAGGTCTTGCCCCTAAGTACGGACCGTTCCTATTACGGTGTCCGTTTCTCCGTGAATGGCGGAGAAGGCTTCGATTACCACGCCGGCATGGCGGTTCGCAAAGCGCATACAACCCCGGCGGGCCTGATGGTACGTGAAATTCCCGCAGCGCGTTATGCCGTGTTCCGTTGCATGCCGCACCAGGTGGACTCTGTTTACCACGCCATCCTGGAAAACTGGTTGCCGGAAAGCGGAGAAACCCGGGACACTGAGGCGCCGGTTTTCGAACAATACCCTCCTGAAGGCGCTTCCGATCCCTTTGTGCTGATCCATTTTCCCGTTTCGGATTAA
- a CDS encoding DUF445 family protein has product MVFHHAPARPWKSSPLNPRFTRIRACGIVIVSLERDGKERIMIDWPRLLVFPIVGALLGYLTNWIAITLLFRPRKRMLGIQGLLEKRKAEIARNTAQIVRTHLLNTKEIRRLVDRDKARRSINRLVDRQLSLMPRLARRLLSRGLRQLTYHYVFDNDGYVKEEILELALNDTDLERIMVDKIAATDLSQLERIIRQASGPEIRFILFTGAILGFLVGLVEALLPL; this is encoded by the coding sequence ATGGTTTTCCATCATGCCCCGGCGAGACCATGGAAGTCAAGTCCGCTGAACCCGCGTTTCACCCGCATCCGGGCTTGTGGTATAGTGATAGTCTCTTTGGAACGGGACGGAAAAGAGAGAATCATGATCGATTGGCCGCGACTTCTGGTTTTCCCCATAGTTGGCGCATTGCTGGGTTACCTGACCAATTGGATCGCCATCACCCTGCTTTTCCGCCCCCGCAAACGCATGCTGGGCATCCAGGGACTGCTGGAAAAACGCAAAGCCGAGATTGCCCGCAACACGGCGCAGATCGTTCGCACCCACCTGCTCAACACGAAAGAGATCCGCCGCCTGGTGGATCGCGACAAGGCCCGGCGCAGCATTAACCGATTGGTCGACCGTCAACTTTCGCTCATGCCCCGCTTGGCCAGGCGCCTGCTTTCACGTGGTCTGCGCCAACTCACCTACCATTACGTGTTCGACAATGATGGTTACGTTAAAGAAGAGATTCTGGAGCTGGCGCTGAACGACACGGATCTGGAAAGAATCATGGTGGACAAAATTGCCGCCACCGACCTATCCCAATTGGAGCGGATCATCCGCCAAGCTTCCGGCCCGGAGATCCGCTTTATCCTATTTACCGGCGCGATATTGGGCTTCCTGGTGGGCCTGGTGGAAGCACTGCTACCTCTCTAA
- a CDS encoding phosphatase PAP2 family protein — protein MNNAPASGSSGKFHCLWRSLVKIMAVLVFLTLPFWFSTLDIAFQSLFFQQGWYLDDNPIVRLLYRWGTLPGLVLACGALALLVRNRNGERQREWRRAAAALLLTLFLGPGLLINGISKKYTGRPRPREIVTFGGNWEYRHVMDFGVPGRGHSFPAGHPSTGFLLFSLYYSFRSHHPRRARTWLAAGALYGGVMGVGRIVQGAHFLSDVIWSGGMTLLMARIAHAWTGGDQPGVAWNRLGRGLGRTTRMVTGLVVLGVLVLGILAATPFNLNSRLPLSGTRALVLDLDSAHVRIFSGKESKIRVDARGFAPPFSQCRLVWGGITSDRVLKIRRSGFFFELNVDVQITLGADFDGDLLVRCGRGDISVKKGVSAGRILLETGDGKLSWSGDGSCREVLLRSRRGDIQVTTSNLPKQLVVTAQLGVAGLFRDLQQGGLMLEPAAGVAPTWFVRQADERAVVVSAPSIRFL, from the coding sequence ATGAACAACGCTCCCGCCTCCGGTTCCAGTGGAAAGTTTCATTGCTTATGGCGGTCCCTGGTTAAGATCATGGCCGTACTGGTTTTTCTAACCCTGCCGTTCTGGTTTTCAACACTGGACATTGCCTTTCAGTCACTGTTTTTTCAACAGGGGTGGTATCTGGATGACAACCCGATTGTGCGCTTGCTGTACCGCTGGGGAACCCTGCCGGGTTTGGTGCTGGCATGTGGCGCACTGGCGCTGCTGGTTCGCAACCGCAACGGCGAACGTCAACGTGAATGGAGGCGGGCGGCGGCCGCCTTATTGCTGACCCTGTTTCTGGGGCCGGGCCTGCTGATCAACGGTATCTCCAAAAAGTACACAGGGCGTCCGCGGCCCCGGGAAATCGTGACTTTTGGAGGCAACTGGGAGTACCGCCATGTTATGGATTTCGGTGTTCCCGGCAGGGGGCACTCGTTTCCAGCCGGCCACCCCTCCACGGGATTTCTGTTGTTTTCTCTCTACTATTCGTTCCGGTCCCATCATCCGCGGCGTGCCCGCACCTGGTTGGCCGCGGGCGCTCTGTACGGCGGTGTCATGGGCGTAGGCAGGATTGTTCAGGGAGCGCACTTCCTTTCGGACGTGATCTGGTCCGGGGGGATGACTCTTCTGATGGCCCGCATCGCCCATGCCTGGACCGGGGGGGACCAACCGGGAGTCGCCTGGAACCGTCTGGGACGGGGGCTGGGGCGAACCACGCGCATGGTCACCGGTCTTGTGGTGCTGGGTGTTTTGGTTCTGGGTATTCTGGCCGCAACGCCTTTCAACCTCAATTCCCGTTTGCCTTTGTCAGGAACGCGTGCCCTGGTTTTGGACCTGGATTCGGCACACGTGCGCATTTTTTCCGGAAAAGAATCAAAAATCCGCGTGGATGCACGCGGTTTTGCGCCTCCGTTCAGTCAGTGTCGCCTGGTTTGGGGAGGCATCACGTCGGACCGGGTATTGAAAATCCGCCGCAGTGGATTCTTTTTTGAACTGAATGTCGATGTACAGATCACCCTGGGCGCGGATTTTGACGGAGATCTCCTGGTACGTTGCGGCCGGGGGGATATCAGTGTAAAGAAAGGGGTGTCCGCCGGGCGGATTCTGCTGGAAACCGGAGATGGAAAGCTGAGTTGGTCCGGAGACGGTTCTTGCCGCGAAGTTTTGCTGCGCAGCAGGCGGGGCGATATTCAGGTCACCACATCGAATCTTCCAAAGCAATTGGTGGTAACGGCACAACTTGGCGTGGCCGGGCTCTTTCGCGATCTGCAACAGGGGGGGCTGATGCTGGAACCAGCGGCTGGAGTCGCACCAACATGGTTTGTGCGGCAGGCGGACGAAAGGGCTGTTGTCGTTTCCGCCCCTTCCATCCGTTTCCTGTAA